In the Deinococcus planocerae genome, GTATCCGCCCAGGCCGCCCGTTCTGGCCTTGCCGACGGCGGCCACCGGCACCTCCTCCTCGAAGGAGTTCCACGCCTGGCAGTTGGGGCAGCGTCCCAGGGGCTTGGCCGACTGGTAGCCGCAGCTCGTGCAGACGTAGCGGGTGGTGACTTTAGCCATCGGCCTCCACCCCGCCCACGGGTCGGGCGTCCGCGCGCCAGTACGTGCCGCCGTCTGTCGCCAGATAGTCGCCGTCCACGAGTTCGGTGAGCAGAACGCCCACATCGTCCATCGTGCTGTGATCCCGCAACAGGGCCTGGACCTCGGCTTCCGGGTAGCGCCGACCCGGCTCGAACAGGCCCGTCAGGTGGTCGAGGATCGCCAGTTGGTGCGCGCGGCGGCGGTCGGAGGGCCAGCCGGTGATGCGGCCATAGTCGTCCTGAAAGGCGGCGATGCTCTTGGTCATGGAGGGCATGGTAGCGGCTTGGCGACGGGGGCAACGTGCCGGGATGCGGAAGGGAGAAGGCAGATGGCGAAGGGCAAAAAGCGGGCGGAGACCCGCGCTGGAGCCTCCGTCCTCTCTTGAACCTTCCGCTTTCAGCCTTCGGCCATCCGCCTCACGCCAGAATCTGAGGCGGCGCCGTCGTCCCGCGCTCGAACTGAACGCCTTCCTGACCCAGCACCACGCGAAGTTCCTCGCCCGCGTTGCCGATGAGTTCGAGCGCCAGCGGGTCCTCGATCTCCTCGCGGACCAGGGTGCGGAGCTGGCGGCTTGACCCGACCGCGTGCTTGGGGCTGCGGGACTTGAGTTTGCTCACCAGCCACGCGGCGATGGCGGGGTCGAAGGTGACCGTCAGCTCGCGGCTGGCGAGTTCCTCCCGCATCT is a window encoding:
- a CDS encoding DUF2087 domain-containing protein, whose amino-acid sequence is MTKSIAAFQDDYGRITGWPSDRRRAHQLAILDHLTGLFEPGRRYPEAEVQALLRDHSTMDDVGVLLTELVDGDYLATDGGTYWRADARPVGGVEADG